The genomic stretch TTCCACTATGATGTGAGCTTTGGACGTGATTTTCCCACAAACCTCCTTATACAAGGATTGGAGTTTTACAATGGCTACCAACAAATATATTTTCCACCAGGACAATCTCGAACCAATTGAAATCTTTTAACATCAGGCTAAGCTCTCAAACCAAATTGGAGATTTAAATACAGAGACCTCCCAACCAATCAAGGGATTTTCACAGGTTCACCTCACTAACCaaacaaaaaaatttcaattGGTTTATCTCACAACCAAAACAAAATTTCTCCCAATGAGATTTTACAATATTGCCTTTACACTAGACCCAGAAACCTCACGGATAAAAAAAATCCACTCTCAAAAGCACTAAGGTaaaaatgtgtgtgtgtgtgtgtgagagagagagagaggggggggggggggagagagagagggagagagagagagagaggataaTGGGATAAAGATATTTAAAATACGATTTCTAGTATATTATGAAGTGAATGGGAGCCCTTTATTTATAGGACAAAATTTGGCTTAAAAAAGAAAAGGTTCATGGGCCTTTTTAATTCTGAAAATTAATTAAGCAAATGACATAATCGATTATCAAGTATAAAAATGGAAGgttatcaaaaaaattattactAATCGACTAATAAAAAAAAGATAATCGATTAGTCCTAAGAGCTAATCGATTATACAATGTAAAATGAAATTACAAATAACTTTTCGAGCTATTCGCCAACTAGCTAGGCACTAAAATTTTTTATAGTTGTTTTAATAAAATGAGATAGGATTTACAATCATTCAAAAATGCGTGTGTGATTTACCTTATTGGATTCGAGAGCTAGTCTTATACCTTTACAGACACAAATCACTCGACACAGACTTGACGAACTTtgacacttcctctctttcacaactctGAAACTTCAGGTTCCTTGATATATTATCTTTGACTTTAGAACTTCACTAGAATCTTACGTCTTCTTGTGGTGAGGCTTGAGATAGCTCTTCAAGATAGACACCATCATAAAACACACTGCTTGATCATAGATCTTCACTGACTCCACCAAGCACTGTTAGACTTAAGGTGTTGTCCTCCAGATATAGACATTGATAACTTCATCTCCAATAACTACAAATTAATCATCACATATATGAACTTTGATAATCAAGTTTTTACAATATTTCTATTAAGTCACACACACATATAAAGAACAACATAACTTTGTGTTTAGTCATTCATACATTACCTAATAACAATAAAATCCATCATATTTCGACGACAACTTTCCAttcaatatacaaaaataaaattagataaaagcgaataagaaaacataaaattgtagcataaaaaatataaaaatattataatgaaatagaaaaaacatATCAGATGAGAGATTAGAGaacatgaaaaagaaagagcagaaaAGAGGCGATACTAGAGAAGAATAGGTGtgataaaaatgaaattgaaagaGAGCACAATAACATACAAAtgagaaaatgaaaaggaaagaacACAGGAGAGGGGAGattagaaaagaaaaggtgagatgTATCTagcgaaaaagatgaaaagaaggcGCGTTACTGTTAGAAAATATTAGAAAATgttgaaattgaaattttaagCATGAGGAAGAGAAAATTGTTTGTAATCGTAAGGCTAAGACAAAATAAATTTGAGTTTGGGTTGAATGTGGATTAAGTAAAATTTTGGTTGTAAcataatacattttaatttggtttgcaaaatacaaaccgcaaaccaaatcgAACCATacgattttattaaaaaatgacctAAACACGTTTGAACAATgtgatttttttatcttttttatttgatttagttcGATTATTGATTTTCTATTAAGTCggtttgatttttaacctcgctAATCGTAAAATTCCAATTTGGTTGCTCAAATCCGAGAAATTAACCTATCACTCTCACGCTTATACCTGACACCTAAATAACCttgttcaaagttttcaccaaaaAATTTGAAATCTCCTTGGCGATAGCGGAAAATTTTTAAAGAAGGGAGATTTTAacacaaattttaaattttccagTAGAttttaccggaaattttgaaatttccttgagaatttatcggaaattttgaaattttcgggaGATTATACAGTAATTTTGAAATTTCTAGGATTttaccaaaattttcaaattttaccacaaattttaaaattacCAAAACTAATTGCAACTACCTAAAATTTTGGATATAccaaattttttaatattgtacaaaaatttttgttaaaaaaaattgtttctattttattaaggacatttttaaaataatgaaaaatggaAAGTGTCCCGTTATAATTTGGAAAATTTCTCATCCAACTCCATGGATTTCTTACACACCAAAGGAATTTTCATTATTGCTCCCAACTTTCGTAGATAGATCTCTGGAAGCACtccatattttgaaaatatttgatttcttccgtaaatgcatctacggaagcgtacaaaatcaaagaaatcatGTTTAAACACaccttttattcaatttaaaaatacttccgtagatgcatctacggaaggtggTGAAAACATagtgtttcgtagatgcatctacggaacagtcTGCTCTTTTTtgaattcttttccttttcatctAAAAACTCCATTTTTTAAACACACacattttttaattaagaatTACATATAAAGACAATATAAAGACAACAATGCGTCGACCAATAAAAATACTATATATAAATAATGTCGGTCTAATACATAATCTAAACTCATAGTCGAGTACATCAtcaaaaatacataaacaaatcaaatataaaaatgACTGAGTATGCCGGGTAGCATCCTGCGTACCGTTCTAGCCATGTCCTCCAGCTCCGTCTCCGCCTTTGAGTCCACCAAGggccagtggcggagccagaaattttagggagcctgggcaaaaattttacaccctgtttttattaattttacatcttgtttctactaattttgccTTTGATTTAGTCTAAAAATTTTGCCcttattttgtccaaaaattttacaccctatttttatcaattttgcccttaattttgtctaaaaattactaattttgcccctgatGTTATCTAAAAGTTGACTATTAGTGTGGGGAGTATACAACGAAAgcaggggttgagcccgggcgcgtgtcCGGGCTCGCTGGGCTATAGCTCCGCCAATGCCAAGGGCTCTGTTGACTTTACTCCTGGCATCAAGTGTCCCACGGGTCCTGGCTTGATGTCGACGATACAGAAAGAATGGGCCCGGCTGAAATGGGTGTGTCGAATGTAGAAGTAGAAGGTAGGAGTAGGACAAGTACAACCGTAGCTCCATCGGTCACCTAAGATACTGTGCGCAACGTCCGTTCTCGCCGAACGGATGCGTGTTGTGCTGTCCTACCATGTATGTCCCTATCTGGACCGTTAGTCATGATGTCTTCATTATGATACAAAAATGATCGGGTTAGACTgcgtatttataaataaacataaaaataaaaacaggAAACTActcttccgtagatccatctacggaagcaccatTCTTCCAAAAATCTTGGGatcttccgtagatggatctacggaaggaCCTTTCTTTCAAAAACTTTGGGtgtttccgtagatacatctacggaagtgcCCTAACGTACAtctcttccgtagatggatctacggaagctaCTAAAAGCAGAGAACGCAACAATGACGTCTTCTCCACTATTCAATCACCAGAAAAACCATTTTGTGCCTTGATCGTGCATTTAAAATGGAGGGAGGGAGTTGTTTGATTTTTGGGTTGGGAGGGTTTTTGAGAGAGAGAGCAAATGAAAACTGAAGAATGGGGAGGGAAAGGGTCTGGCGTGAAGTATAACATTAAACGCTTATGTAGATGGATCCACGGAATGACtccgtatgtgcatctacggaataaagtaaacttaaaaaaaaaggtgcttccggAAATCCATCTACGGAAACACGAGGACAAAATTGTCTTTTCGGTGGTGCGCCTAAATATTATGGGGGTGGGGTGAGAAATTTCAATTTTGGGTGGCTCAGAAAATCATATATTGGGCTGGGCATAAATTGTAACACCTCTcccgtttgtttttttttttcgataaaaaaaccgttgccattcatcttcatcaatggcaTTGCCACCATGCAAGACACCGTGCTTGATCTGGCGGAACAACACTGAGAGATCTGGAAACACAGCAGATCACGGTGGCTGAAACAGTGCATTCAGATCTGGCGTACGAAGTCACTTTTTCCTTCCAAAAATCCAAACCATGAAcacctttttgttttgttttgattatgaaaACCGTGTGCAAGGAAATAAAATGAAGATCCATGTTGATGATCCTGTTGTAAAAATTGCCCAGCTTTTCGCTGATGGTAGTTTTCTTTTTCCAGGATTTGATTTTCACCTTACTCATCTGATACTTTCTTTGCCATAGttcattattatttgatttttttttttttttgtgtatgtGTTAGATTTTGTAGCTTTGATGGGTGAAATTAAAGTGAGTTTATAATTTATATGCATGGATAGATAAGAAAGTGATGAATAAAGCAGGTACTTCTGATGTATGGTTTCACACATCTGGTGTCTTGTTCTCTTGGTGCAGCTTGTGCCTGTGCTGGGAACCTGGATTGTGTCTCTGTGATTACATACTTAACTGCTCACTGATTTCTTCAATGTCCATGTTATTATTGCTTATACATTGAACATGTAATCAAAGTTTCTGTTGCATTTTAGTTTTAATAAGAGCTGTTTTTGATATCGGTCGCTATTGCGTTGTGGTCGTCGAAATGCTTTTGCAATTTCGATCGGTACAGGTGTTGCAACGCTGATTGCTGTTGTCGCAATGTGAATTACCTTCTGATACCATTTTGTTGCAGCTGTTTTCGCCGCATTTAAAACCTTGCTATGGAGTACCACTTTGATAGGAGGTTCATTGTGGATCCGTACTTATTGTTAGAAACTTCAATTATACATTCTTTGTTTTTTAGGAAGTAGAAATTTCATGTGCTACTCATCATGGTGATTTAGTACGTGCTAGTTTGAAACTCGGTAGCACTAACATCTCTAAGAAAAGGTATGTCAGTATCTATATCAGATACCgacaccgacacttgtgattacgtttaatttgtttaatttttcaaattattaccagtGTCATGTGTGTGTCCATGCTTCATAggtttgaaaggaaaaaaaaagtaaaatcggAGTGTGCCTTAAAACTTAACctatttgttgttatttgtttttgtCAACAACATTAATCAGGTTACCGTCATAGCAATAAAGATGAGGAAGATTGTGAGCTTCTTCTACCTTCAAGGGGACATTGTCGTCGACCGTCGGTAGAGTCTTGGATGATATTTAAACACTGGTCCAACATTGAACCGGCTGTGAAGACGTGAACATGGTTCTAGTATTGCAATCCTTTTCGATTTAGCTGCCATTCTTGATGCAGTTTTATGACTTGTGATGGCGCACTTGAAGATGTGAGTTTTCTCTTACTATTATGTTTTTAGGAAGATTTAGTTTTAATGTTTTCACACGCAAGAATCATTCATAAAGCATATCCGTCATAAGTCATaacacattttattttaaattgctgTCAGCATTTGAGTTTGGAATTCCGCATAAGAAAAACAAGCATGGAAGTTTTTTCGATCTTCGAATTTTCTACTACATGCCAGAACTATTCACAAAAGGATTAAGATCAAAGGGTTTAATTTGCCACTAAGCCTATGTTCGTCTTTTGAAGGAAATCGCGGTAACACCGCACGTTTCACAAAAGCTACAATGATAGAAGGGTATTATATGATTtatattagtagtattgttattgATAGGGGGTAATAATAGAACTTATATTATTAGTACTGTATTGGGCTTTTGTGTATTTGGGCCTTTAATAGAACATCCACTATGGGAtctatatatgtagtgtctttgacacaattaagggtatcaaagaaatcaaagttatttttatctatattttcttagtttattttaatgtctttATCTTTTATTCTTGAAACCCTAATTCCATATTCTTGGTAGGGAaaatcttcctatcaattggtgctttcattttgaTCTCATTCTCTCAAATTATATGGCTTTTCCAGTGttctatggagaagaagaagaagatgcttacTGGTGGATTCTTTGCATTGAGAAAATTTTCAAAGAGCAAAGAACACGGGAAACATTAAAAATTGTAAAAGCTATCACTTCATTTCGAGGTCGTGCTCTTCAATGGTGGATATGGAGATCTCAATATAAACCACTGACTAATTGGGATTCATTCACAACCGTGTTTCTCTATCATTTTAAACCTGAATGGAGAGAAATTTTGCCAATAGAAGATGAGGAGGAGCAACCAGATCAGGAATCGATGAAATCTACATATGAAACTTCTTTTCATGAAGAATCTGTTGTCGAACAAATTCCTGCAATTGATGGTGACCTACAAGTTCGGAAGCTTTCCCCCACTGTTAAGCACAAAGAAACTCACTTGTCTTTCTCCAAGGCATCTACATCTTGTGAGGAAATTACATCTCCTGTATCTGTAACAATTCCTAGGGCTAAACATTTTTCCAACTTCTTGGATTTTCACAAAATTGTTGGTTTCATGATTCCGCCGAAACCGCCGGATCCAAGTAAAAGCTTAGCGATAACGCCAgtatccaaaaccctaattcatctTCCCCCATTTCCTTCCCTAGAAATGGTAGCCGCAAGACCCCTCGTCACCGTCCAGGCCCTAGACTCCGACATAGCCACTAATTCCCCAACCACCCTACCCATTCCCGACATAATGCGTGCCTCAATCTGCCCATACATCTTCAATCTCGTCCACTCCAACATTTCCAATAACACCCACCAACCATACACCGTCAGCCGCAAAACTCCAATAAGTTCAAGTTCATCTCCGCAGACGTCACCTAATCTCGCTGCGGAGGAGCCAGAGCCCAAGAAGGTGAAGATGTCTACCATTACTTCTGATGATGAACAACAATGCACAACCGCCGAAGGCACTAAGATAAGATACAAGTTTCGTAAGGTAGCTATTTTCTTTGCTTACTGCGGTATTGGTTATCAGGGTATGCAAAAAAGAACTGGTACCAAGACTATAGAAGGTGAACTAGAAAAAGCCTTGTTTGTGTCTGGAGTTGTACCAAAACAGAAGACAAGGTGGATTTTGTTGAAGAAGAGGATGGTTGAAGCATATCTTTCCTGTTCCTCAGCTTCTGGAATCTCTTATTACTGTTCTGATTTGCAGCCAACTAAGTCTCTTgatgtttttcttttgaaattctGCTGCCATGATCAGAATGGACTATTACACGATGTTACCGCGGTTCTTTATGAGCTAGAGCTTTCTATCATCATAGTCAAGGTTTCCACTGCAACCGATGACACTGAAATTTATTTCTACCCTTCACTCAtcttaaagaagaagaaaagtctaCTTCCTTCTCACAAGATATCTTCAAATCTTGCCAGCATCTCAACTGATGTATCTCTCATAACTTCCATGATTGAGCCTCATGTCAAGGATTGGGGTTTTATGAAGATTCTCGTTTTCACCAAGTTGACATTTCTCTTAAGGTTTGTGTTCAAGAAGCTTAATTTGAATTTCGCAAACCTGCCATTAACTAACACTATAATCTTCGATCATGGACTGCATCATTCGAAGCTTACTGTTGTTGGAATTTTTCAAACTCGGTTCTCAATTGTCGCCCTCCACCTGTTTGCTAAAATGCCTTCATCTGTTTTGCAAAGTCATGGGAATAAGTTATTTTCTTTATACTATGAACACCAGGACAAGCTTGTTATTTCTTCATATAAGGTCCAATTTTATATGTACTTTACAAATCTGCTGCTAACTGCTACTCTGGTTTTTGACCCTGGACCACGCCAACTTACGCAAGGCCGGTTCGTCGTTGGTGTGACATTGATTGATGCTATGCTATACATCATCGTTACATGTATCTCAAGGAATTATAATGGATGGGAAGACACGATCTCCATCGGACTTCGACATCCAAGCTGCACATATGTGGCTTGCTCATTCTCTAACAAGACCATTTGCATATATGACTTTATGACGGGAGAAATGGTTGCCAAGTCCACAGGACATGCTGAAATTGTTACTGGTGTCATCTTTTTGCCTGACTGCAAGCATATCATTTCAGTGGATGGTGATGGTTGTGTGTTTGTATGGAAATTGTCCACTTTGCTGTCTTCTAAAATATTggagaaaataatggaaaaaggTAATCCAATGCCTTCAAGAATCCCTAGTCAACCTCATGCTTGTAGTCATATATCATCTTGCAAAGAAGAGAGTCAGCACTGCAAGATCAATAGCATGGATGTCTCTTCattgaagaaaaagagaaaaagttcaAATGGAGTGCTTAACTCAAAAAGTATTCATGGAGAGGCTTTatcttttaaatataatattttaagacTTCCTAAATGGGCGCAAGCAAAAGTGGCTCACTGCAATGAGGTTAGTAACACATCATCAAAGGCATATTTTGCTTTATTCTGCTTGAGGTTAACGAAGAAATTCAGTGTGGCATGGTGGGTTTTTTCTTTTCCTCTAACGGTATTGGCAACAGCTTCAGCACAATATGCTCATGAAGTGAATGGAATAATGGCTATTGTTATGATGTTAATCTTAGCATTAATCTCAGTTTTGGTGTGTCTTGCATTAATCATTATATCTGCTCTCAACATTAGGGTGCCTTTAAATGCACACAAGCATATTTCAAAACAGACAAATAACATTGCTGCAATTTTAACAATATCTCTTTTCTCATCTtgattttagaaccttgaggacaaggttcaagtgaaccccgcggcaatgatagaagggtattatatgatttatattagtagtattgttattgATAGGGGGTAATAATAGAACTTATATTATTAGTACTGTATTGGGCTTTTGTGTATTTGGGCCTTTAATAGAACATCCACTATGGGAtctatatatgtagtgtctttgacacaattaagggtatcaaagaaatcaaagttatttttatctatattttcttagtttattttaatgtctttATCTTTTATTCTTGAAACCCTAATTCCATATTCTTGGTAGGGAAAATCTTCCTATCATACAACTTGTAGCTTCTCAAAATCGCGGTACAAGTGGAGTGGCTCAGGACGCGCGGTAGCGGTATACCACCGTTTTACCAAACACACGCTAAATCATCTCATTgtttaatcttaatcttaatttACCATGATTTCTGTAAGTTCCAAAAGATTTTACATACAAGTTAGGGATATATTCTTGGTTGAAATTGTGTATCTTCCACCTGTTAAGAAGTGTAACCATGATGAAAGGTATGTATCTGGTTGACATTTATAATGACTAGTTAAAAGCATGTGCATGTGCGTCCGCACGTGTATGAATTATTGCTCAACTTGTTAAAATTGTTTTCAAATGCCATGAAATTCAAATTTGGTTGAAattgaatattaaacataaaccATGGATGCACACATGGAAAATGGGTTgcaaaagttaaaatttttttcttctaattggaTAATGACTATCCACATGCTATATTATTACTGTCATATATGTATATTTTGAACCAAAACTGCATTTGAAATATTGTGTTATGAATGAGCCTTAACTTTGTTGTTCATCTAAACAATGCTGTTTGTAATGAGCCTTTATATGTCAGagaagaaagaaaggaagaacatttttttaaagaaaagctggtgtgcttgttcaactttgATAATGAATTTGGTGCTGCGTGTGACTGATCATTTTCACTTCTTTTCCCCTATCAAGATTATGAATCAAGAAATCAATATCAGGGGATGGATTTGTTGTTTGGGAGTTTACATCTCATAAGGATGATTATATGAGAATATAAAATGATATGACAATACTCTAGAAGTCCTAGTTCTTGGTCAGACTAGTTTTCTAGTATCAAGTGAAAAATGGATATCTTGTAGCAAGTGTTTAAAGATGAGACATTTTGTGTAAGTTTACTTGAATCGGATGTCATTTACCACAAACATCTACGTAGTGGAGAGAACATTGCCAAATACAAAGCAATTGGCTAGGAGTTTTCTTTTTTGGTTATGATGAATGAGTTTAGCAAATTGAATGTACTCCATTGAAAGAGAATCAAATGGGAAAAGTCTAATGCAAAATTTCTCATAGATTTATATGATGGTGCCGATTTTGATGCGATTTAGTTTGTATGGTAAATTATGTGTATAGCATATTGTATTTATAAAATTGAGGTTATTTTCTATTAAATACAATTTTAAATGTTATTGGTTGTTTAAAAACGTATGTGTTCGGATGTATCAGGcataatattttgacaaaatattgcATTAACAAGTATCATACAAGCCTTTATAGGtttttaaaaagtttatttaaattagagagttttaaaaaaaaaatatttttgtgtatgTAATTGCCTTGGTACTTTTAGAATTACTCTAATAcctctttaaaaaaaactaatcagTCAGATATGCCTTAAATATAGTGTACTAGGCGAGATTttacatttttttctctttcacaaCTTTAAATCTTTTGCTTGATTTAACATTGACTTAGCAAATTTATCTAGAACTTTAGTCTTTTGCTTGATGAAACTTGATATAACTCTTGAACAAATACCTTTATCAAAGATTAATGGTTAGTTGAACGGAACGTTGTTTGATATGATGTGTTGTCATCATAGGTGGCTTGATGGTTGTTATTACATAAAGCATATTGAACGTTGAGATAAAGGACTTCGTCAAACATTGTTTAACTTAAGGGATTCTAATCATGAAAATTAAATGTCGTTTGTCATTAGGTGTTGTGATTCTCAAAACTAATAGCATTAATTGTTggaaaaagctaacatgtgccccaagggcacaagataaagagatatttatagaaatatttttttggaacgCGTGTATTCAATGTAtcaaaactttaaatatgactttattgcatttaataacatttaactttttctaattataatatCCTTAACatatgcccttagggcacatgttagcatgacccttaattATTTGATGAACTTGCCCATCACATAACTACACGGATAGATCTAAGAGAATTATCTAAAAACCTTTATGGTTAAAGGATTGTGCCTCAAAATAATAAATTcgattttcatattttattattagtGTTGTTTGAATTCCTTCAAGTGAGCCTTGGCCCATTATGTGACTTGTTTTTAAAGTGCAATAGGTGACTTTAATGAATATGAATATTCACCAAATTACAATTATGGTCCCCCTGTTTTGATATTTTCACGGTTTTAGTCctcaattttctttttaaacagttttggtcccctatCCCAATTTAGATCCAACTGTTTATGTACATGTACTATGTTCATGAACAAAATTGGAATAGagaaccaaaactgtttaaaaaaaaaatggggGACTAAAACCGTGAGAATACCAAAATAGGGgaaaaaactgtaatttagccgtTTATTTATTATCTCTATCTTTTAGTTGTTGGTTTAACTCTAATTAGTGGTAGTTGTAGAATCCTCCATCAAGGGGGAGACGTAAATGCAAAAATCTACAATGGTAAATAAAAGTTAATAACAGTGAGCAATAAAAGGAATACAAAATGGAACGACGGCGACAAAATCCAACCGCAAACAGAAGAAGGCCGTTGTGGCGACCTATGGCGACGCAAGGGGAAGCCGGCGGCGGTGATGGTTCGGCGAAGGCTGTAGTGGCCGAACAAATATCGCAGACGGTGCAATCCACGTCAAACCTTCTTCACCTCATGCAACAGTCTTCTCCATCTCAGGCACTATCTTCTCTTCCTCTCAATTTCGTTCAAAATAAACTAAAAGAGAAATTGATTCTGTTTCCAATGAATTTTAATCGAAAAATTGATGTTTGGTGTGAACCTATTGTATGTTTGGTTTTACACTTGGAGCACTCATAATTGATTCAAAATTGATTCGGTttgtgtagaattgattttgagatGATTAGTTGTTTTTAAGTAGAATTGATTATGGTTTCTAGAATTGATTAGGATTTGTAGCTTTTGAGTCTAAACGTGATATTTACTCTGAAATGTATTGTTAAActcatttttaaagaaatttatcctaacataaatatcatttttcccTCAACTCACATTTTACCCAGAATCAATTTTACATGTGTATGCTTGATTTAGCTTTTGAAAAAGGTAAAGCAAGGCTAaaggtgtagaattgattctggaatgattttgaggtgtttggttcttctaaagtagaattgtttttgcctccaaaattgattctacttgaagctacaaCTTGTAGCTTTTGGGTTAAAACgtgatttttacattgaaatttgTTGTTCAACTCATTTTTGCATAAATGTATTCAAATATAAATCACTTTACATCCCACTCACTTTTAACCAAAATCAATTCACTCGGAATCAATTCTCCAGTTCTCCTCACAGCATTACCAAACACTTTACTCAAAATCAATTATCTTCGCCACAGAACCAAACACACgctaaatgtttttttaaattgaaattttcagttgttcaactcacttttgcaaaaatttatccaaacataaatcactttatctTCAATTCACTTTTAGCCAGAATCAATTTTATGTAATCAATAAACTCagaatcaatttttttcaccATGAACCAAATACACGCATAGTtgtttgattttagggttttgagTTTTGACTCTTTTGTAGGCTAAACTTGTTAAGCTTCCCAAGAACTTATTGGCAAAGGTTTCCACTATCAAGAACACAGAACAGGTAATTGGATTAGTGTATGGTGGTTGTGACTTGTGAGTTTATGTTTTGAGTGTGTGTAATAGTTTATGTTTTGTTGCACAGGTTTTAGAGCAGTTGCCTCGGGTAATATCATCTCTGGATGCACATATGGAAAATGGGTtgcaaaagttagaatcttttcttCTCTGATTGATTAATCATTATTAATCTGCTGTAATATGATCATCATATATGTGCATATTTTGAACCGAAGCTGCATTTGAAGTGTTATGATTATGAATGAGCTATAATTTTGTGCTAAATTTGTTATGTTTATCTTGAATATGTATTGTATTGTGGCTGTTGATGGGAAGTAGTGTTGTTAGCCGCGGATCACGGAAAATAGCAGTTTGTTTGATTTGTGCTACGCGATAGGACTATAACACCCCTATATCTTCTATTTGAAAACACTTTATACTAAATTGCGTATTGTGGAACAATATTGGTTTGTTCAAATTCTGCTAAGCTATATTTCATTTTCTTAAAATGACTGATGAGTTGAAAACTTGTAGTGTTCCACAACTGAAGACTGTAGTTCAGTTACTTGCAAATATGGAAAGTAGCCAGCTTAGTTCTCTATCCCGAACTCATGTTCTTGATAAGGTATGGATATAACAGATTCGTTTCTGATGTAGTTATAAATAATTGCCTTATGATTGAA from Vicia villosa cultivar HV-30 ecotype Madison, WI linkage group LG4, Vvil1.0, whole genome shotgun sequence encodes the following:
- the LOC131594577 gene encoding uncharacterized protein LOC131594577, which codes for MKSTYETSFHEESVVEQIPAIDGDLQVRKLSPTVKHKETHLSFSKASTSCEEITSPVSVTIPRAKHFSNFLDFHKIVGFMIPPKPPDPSKSLAITPVSKTLIHLPPFPSLEMVAARPLVTVQALDSDIATNSPTTLPIPDIMRASICPYIFNLVHSNISNNTHQPYTVSRKTPISSSSSPQTSPNLAAEEPEPKKVKMSTITSDDEQQCTTAEGTKIRYKFRKVAIFFAYCGIGYQGMQKRTGTKTIEGELEKALFVSGVVPKQKTRWILLKKRMVEAYLSCSSASGISYYCSDLQPTKSLDVFLLKFCCHDQNGLLHDVTAVLYELELSIIIVKVSTATDDTEIYFYPSLILKKKKSLLPSHKISSNLASISTDVSLITSMIEPHVKDWGFMKILVFTKLTFLLRFVFKKLNLNFANLPLTNTIIFDHGLHHSKLTVVGIFQTRFSIVALHLFAKMPSSVLQSHGNKLFSLYYEHQDKLVISSYKVQFYMYFTNLLLTATLVFDPGPRQLTQGRFVVGVTLIDAMLYIIVTCISRNYNGWEDTISIGLRHPSCTYVACSFSNKTICIYDFMTGEMVAKSTGHAEIVTGVIFLPDCKHIISVDGDGCVFVWKLSTLLSSKILEKIMEKGNPMPSRIPSQPHACSHISSCKEESQHCKINSMDVSSLKKKRKSSNGVLNSKSIHGEALSFKYNILRLPKWAQAKVAHCNEVSNTSSKAYFALFCLRLTKKFSVAWWVFSFPLTVLATASAQYAHEVNGIMAIVMMLILALISVLVCLALIIISALNIRVPLNAHKHISKQTNNIAAILTISLFSS
- the LOC131594578 gene encoding tobamovirus multiplication protein 2B isoform X2, which encodes MERRRQNPTANRRRPLWRPMATQGEAGGGDGSAKAVVAEQISQTVQSTSNLLHLMQQSSPSQAKLVKLPKNLLAKVSTIKNTEQVLEQLPRVISSLDAHMENGLQNVPQLKTVVQLLANMESSQLSSLSRTHVLDKKKERKDSFLKKILCARNMNQETNLKGRNNGAFVVWEFDL
- the LOC131594578 gene encoding tobamovirus multiplication protein 2B isoform X1 — its product is MERRRQNPTANRRRPLWRPMATQGEAGGGDGSAKAVVAEQISQTVQSTSNLLHLMQQSSPSQAKLVKLPKNLLAKVSTIKNTEQVLEQLPRVISSLDAHMENGLQNVPQLKTVVQLLANMESSQLSSLSRTHVLDKEHEPGNQSQGTE